Proteins from a genomic interval of Pseudovibrio sp. Tun.PSC04-5.I4:
- a CDS encoding alpha/beta fold hydrolase encodes MDSNTSSLWFDSEPSEHKLNLICFPQAGGDTSLYNRWKVGLGDLVHVMPARFPGRGARLAEKPHNTMEVIVSELATQLEKFETVSFALLGSSMGGWVAYELAMHLNKQNRPQPTALFVLASASPFSPRSLPFLEGGSREEMIEELIGFNPDFALIAEHDELVDMLLPAIIGDFRLCQNYHPRVPWQVPVPIFAFAGTQDKIVKRYKVDAWEKLSSQFVSIDEVDGGHFFIEQAPSEVLAKIKEHAKAVLDLTDGLVGAEHSK; translated from the coding sequence ATGGACTCAAACACCTCCTCCCTTTGGTTTGACAGCGAACCCAGTGAGCATAAGCTTAATTTGATCTGTTTCCCTCAAGCCGGTGGTGACACGAGTTTGTATAACCGCTGGAAGGTGGGGCTGGGAGATCTGGTTCATGTAATGCCCGCCCGGTTTCCCGGTAGGGGTGCCCGATTGGCAGAGAAACCTCACAACACTATGGAAGTTATTGTGAGCGAATTGGCCACGCAGCTTGAGAAGTTTGAAACTGTTTCGTTCGCTTTGCTCGGCTCTAGCATGGGTGGATGGGTTGCTTATGAGCTGGCCATGCATCTGAACAAACAGAACAGACCCCAGCCTACTGCCTTATTTGTACTGGCATCAGCGTCCCCTTTTTCCCCGCGTTCATTGCCGTTTCTGGAGGGTGGTTCGCGAGAAGAGATGATAGAGGAGTTGATCGGGTTCAATCCAGATTTTGCTTTGATCGCGGAGCATGATGAGCTGGTCGACATGCTGCTGCCGGCAATTATCGGCGATTTCAGACTCTGCCAAAACTATCATCCTCGAGTGCCTTGGCAAGTGCCTGTTCCCATTTTTGCCTTCGCTGGCACACAAGACAAAATAGTTAAACGATACAAAGTCGATGCTTGGGAGAAACTCAGCTCCCAGTTCGTCTCTATTGACGAGGTTGACGGAGGTCACTTTTTCATCGAGCAGGCACCTTCCGAAGTTCTTGCAAAGATCAAAGAACATGCCAAAGCGGTTCTGGACCTGACGGATGGGCTGGTTGGCGCGGAGCACAGTAAATAA
- a CDS encoding 4'-phosphopantetheinyl transferase superfamily protein, with protein sequence MPLSISNATAQDWFSALRLHWLECCAAHRALLVVVPLEYPAPVQAELLTEERERMTRYRFQRDKLAFALARHVTRKVLGADQPALAFSRHAKGKPFLPGFYPFNISHSGGLVAVAFAPPGPLGVDIEHMRHDSDVDDLVSVVCHSQERQFIAGITSKERVRSFYRCWTRKEALLKATGEGLRDDLSSIDVRLAETSPIINMGDQVRLIDVNVGWEGYSCSVAVPPNLSGLEVISPDGSRQFYIPLQTCS encoded by the coding sequence ATGCCACTTTCAATTTCCAATGCAACTGCACAGGATTGGTTTAGTGCGCTGCGCCTGCATTGGCTGGAGTGTTGTGCGGCCCATCGAGCGCTGCTGGTGGTGGTACCGCTTGAATACCCGGCCCCTGTGCAAGCTGAACTGCTTACTGAGGAGCGGGAGAGAATGACCCGCTATCGGTTTCAAAGAGATAAGCTCGCATTTGCTCTTGCCCGTCATGTCACGCGAAAGGTTTTAGGGGCCGATCAACCGGCCTTGGCTTTCTCGCGGCATGCCAAGGGTAAACCATTTTTGCCCGGTTTCTATCCGTTTAATATCAGCCATTCTGGCGGGCTGGTTGCAGTTGCCTTTGCACCACCCGGGCCATTGGGTGTCGATATCGAGCATATGCGGCATGACAGCGACGTGGACGACCTGGTGTCCGTTGTCTGTCACTCTCAGGAGCGCCAATTTATAGCCGGCATTACCTCAAAAGAACGTGTGAGGAGTTTTTACCGATGCTGGACGCGCAAGGAAGCACTTTTGAAAGCAACGGGTGAGGGCCTCCGGGATGACCTATCCTCCATCGATGTTCGTCTAGCTGAAACGAGCCCGATCATTAATATGGGTGATCAGGTACGTCTTATCGATGTAAATGTAGGGTGGGAGGGCTATAGCTGTAGTGTTGCTGTCCCTCCCAATCTTTCCGGCTTAGAAGTTATCTCTCCCGATGGATCACGCCAGTTCTATATCCCGTTGCAGACCTGCAGTTAA